In Ruminococcaceae bacterium BL-6, a genomic segment contains:
- the recF gene encoding DNA replication and repair protein RecF, translating into MKIERLAVRQFRNLRDFVFEPRDGINVIYGKNAQGKTNLLEAMWLFTGGKSFRGARDSEMIEFGAETARLDMNFFCEERSQNAVILIQNKKRNASLNGVEKNSALDLMGKFRAVIFSPEHLSLVKAGPAMRRNFVDGALCQIKPVYARLLYQYNRTLAQRNALLKDIPRHSELLDTLEIWDEKLSRYGGEIIRERFSYLKRLNPPAKEIYEGISRNSEEFSLHYRCGVIQKKGGAEYYSKEMREALSAARSDDVAAGFTTVGPHRDDVEISVDGFSARSYASQGQQRSAVLALKLAEAVLLEQKTQEEPVVFLDDVMSELDAGRQDYLLNHLEKRQIFITCCEPETVGRLSGGGRFEMENGRLFVR; encoded by the coding sequence TTGAAAATAGAACGTCTGGCCGTTCGGCAGTTTCGCAACCTGCGGGATTTTGTGTTTGAGCCGCGGGATGGAATCAATGTGATTTACGGGAAAAACGCACAGGGAAAGACAAATCTTCTGGAAGCCATGTGGCTTTTCACCGGCGGAAAATCGTTCCGCGGCGCAAGGGATTCCGAAATGATCGAGTTCGGAGCGGAAACGGCCAGGCTCGATATGAATTTTTTCTGTGAGGAACGCTCCCAGAACGCGGTGATTCTCATCCAGAACAAAAAAAGAAACGCTTCGCTGAACGGCGTCGAAAAAAATTCCGCGCTGGACCTGATGGGAAAATTCCGCGCGGTGATCTTCTCCCCCGAGCATCTTTCGCTGGTAAAGGCCGGCCCCGCCATGCGCCGAAATTTTGTGGATGGGGCGCTGTGCCAGATCAAGCCGGTCTATGCGCGACTTTTATATCAGTACAACCGCACGCTGGCGCAGAGGAACGCTCTGCTGAAGGATATCCCGCGCCACAGCGAGCTGCTGGATACGCTGGAGATCTGGGATGAGAAGCTTTCCCGGTACGGCGGCGAGATCATCCGCGAGCGGTTTTCCTATCTCAAACGGCTGAACCCGCCGGCAAAGGAAATCTACGAGGGAATCTCGCGCAACAGCGAGGAGTTCTCCCTGCATTACCGCTGCGGAGTCATTCAGAAGAAGGGCGGTGCGGAGTATTATTCGAAAGAGATGCGCGAGGCCCTTTCCGCCGCAAGAAGCGACGACGTCGCCGCCGGATTTACGACGGTGGGGCCGCACCGCGACGACGTGGAGATTTCGGTGGATGGCTTTTCCGCCCGCTCGTATGCGTCGCAGGGGCAGCAGCGCTCCGCCGTGCTGGCGCTGAAGCTTGCCGAGGCGGTCCTGCTGGAGCAGAAAACGCAGGAAGAGCCCGTCGTTTTTTTGGATGACGTGATGAGCGAGCTGGATGCCGGGCGGCAGGATTATCTGCTGAACCATTTGGAAAAGCGTCAGATTTTCATCACCTGCTGTGAACCCGAAACCGTCGGAAGGCTTTCCGGCGGAGGAAGATTTGAAATGGAAAACGGGCGCCTTTTCGTCCGTTAG
- the rlbA gene encoding RNA binding protein involved in ribosome maturation (Evidence 2a : Function from experimental evidences in other organisms; PubMedId : 24637032, 24939895; Product type f : factor) — MKTIEINTEFIRLDALLKLAGAVQTGGHAKMAVQSGEVLVNGEVCTMRGKKMRAGDRAQYRGEVYEVKSA, encoded by the coding sequence ATGAAAACGATTGAAATCAATACGGAATTTATTCGCCTGGATGCCCTGCTGAAGCTTGCGGGCGCGGTTCAGACGGGCGGTCACGCCAAAATGGCGGTGCAGAGCGGCGAGGTGCTCGTCAATGGAGAGGTCTGCACCATGCGGGGGAAAAAGATGCGCGCGGGCGACCGCGCACAATACCGCGGAGAAGTCTATGAGGTGAAATCTGCTTGA
- a CDS encoding Beta sliding clamp, producing MKIICDRKQLVDAVLNVQRAVSSKSSVPALEGILIQTKENGIYLCGYDLELGMTTFLPAQIQETGSVVLSARLFGDIVRRLPADTVSLSVDEKNMAAIVSGPSEFSIVGIPAEEYPELPSISDELSVELPHGLLKSMIRQTLFAVSDSDAKPVHTGTLFELSENRLRLVSVDGYRLAVREEPVSCPKNTTFVVPGKTLGEVMKLLGDGDETLTLQVGSRHILFQIGAYSLISRLLEGEFLDYNAAIPESSSTEIIVNTRTFIDSVERVSLLITDRLKSPVRCVFSEQSIKVSCATSIGRANDELPAAVSGDAVEMGFNNRYLLDALRNTECDEVKVQLNGALSPMKVLPKEGNSFLFLVLPVRLKNDAF from the coding sequence ATGAAAATAATCTGCGACCGGAAGCAACTGGTAGATGCCGTGTTGAATGTTCAGCGCGCCGTCTCATCCAAATCTTCGGTCCCCGCTTTGGAAGGAATTCTGATCCAGACAAAAGAAAACGGCATTTATCTGTGCGGCTACGATCTGGAGCTTGGCATGACGACGTTTCTGCCGGCACAGATTCAGGAAACGGGAAGCGTCGTCCTTTCCGCCCGCCTGTTCGGCGATATCGTGCGCCGACTGCCGGCCGATACGGTGTCGCTGTCCGTGGATGAAAAAAATATGGCGGCGATCGTCAGCGGGCCGAGCGAATTTTCGATCGTCGGCATCCCGGCCGAGGAATATCCGGAGCTCCCGTCCATTTCCGACGAGCTTTCGGTGGAGCTGCCCCACGGGCTGCTGAAAAGCATGATCCGCCAGACCTTGTTCGCTGTTTCGGACAGCGACGCGAAGCCCGTGCATACCGGGACCCTGTTCGAGCTTTCCGAAAACAGGCTGCGCCTGGTCTCTGTCGACGGCTACCGCCTCGCGGTGCGGGAAGAGCCGGTCTCCTGCCCTAAAAACACCACGTTCGTCGTTCCCGGAAAGACGCTCGGCGAAGTGATGAAATTGCTGGGAGACGGGGACGAGACGCTTACCCTTCAGGTCGGCAGCCGGCACATCCTGTTTCAGATCGGCGCCTATTCCCTGATTTCCCGCCTGCTGGAAGGCGAATTTCTCGATTACAACGCGGCGATTCCCGAATCCTCCTCAACCGAGATCATTGTGAATACCAGAACGTTTATCGACAGCGTCGAGCGCGTTTCCCTGCTGATCACGGACCGGCTGAAAAGCCCGGTTCGCTGCGTGTTCTCGGAACAGAGCATCAAGGTTTCCTGCGCGACTTCGATCGGCCGGGCGAACGACGAGCTTCCCGCCGCCGTTTCCGGGGACGCCGTCGAGATGGGCTTCAACAACCGCTATCTGCTCGACGCCCTGAGAAATACGGAGTGTGACGAGGTGAAGGTCCAGCTCAACGGGGCCCTCAGCCCGATGAAGGTTCTGCCGAAGGAAGGAAACTCCTTTTTGTTCCTGGTGCTTCCGGTCCGCCTGAAAAACGATGCGTTTTGA
- a CDS encoding conserved protein of unknown function (Evidence 4 : Unknown function but conserved in other organisms): MFSPAAMIVRRSPGKGEKINMKLRLPICPYCGKKVGFTKAWYLKKEGEYRCPECGGYSNILLDPLSPLLGTLAILCSILIFLLVRFLAGGISFWGILLMLFPYLLFFLFSVFLIRLRKPVFRKTDPPPRRPGGQNPRPGNGGFHHIKRQ; encoded by the coding sequence ATGTTTAGCCCGGCAGCAATGATTGTCCGGCGATCCCCCGGGAAAGGTGAGAAAATCAATATGAAACTCCGTTTGCCGATCTGTCCGTACTGCGGCAAAAAAGTCGGCTTCACCAAAGCCTGGTATCTGAAAAAGGAAGGGGAATACCGTTGCCCCGAATGCGGCGGTTATTCCAATATTCTTCTGGACCCGCTTTCCCCTCTGCTCGGGACGCTTGCCATCCTGTGCAGCATCCTGATTTTCCTTTTGGTCCGCTTTCTGGCCGGGGGAATTTCCTTCTGGGGAATTTTGCTGATGCTTTTCCCCTATTTGCTTTTCTTCCTGTTCTCTGTTTTTCTGATCCGTCTGAGGAAACCCGTATTCCGGAAAACAGATCCGCCGCCCCGGCGCCCCGGCGGGCAGAATCCGCGCCCGGGCAACGGCGGCTTTCATCATATAAAACGTCAATAA
- the remB gene encoding regulator of extracellular matrix formation (Evidence 2a : Function from experimental evidences in other organisms; PubMedId : 19363116; Product type r : regulator) produces the protein MKWKTGAFSSVSPVKRKCFMYLHLGQDTVVKTDDIVGIFDLETSTISKITREYLAKAQKAGKVVNVSMEMPKSFVLCRGKNRRTFVYISQISSTTLLKRTRYMQDISNV, from the coding sequence TTGAAATGGAAAACGGGCGCCTTTTCGTCCGTTAGCCCCGTCAAAAGGAAGTGTTTTATGTATCTTCATCTTGGACAGGACACCGTGGTCAAGACAGACGATATTGTCGGGATTTTTGATCTGGAAACCTCGACGATTTCCAAAATAACCCGCGAGTATCTGGCAAAGGCGCAGAAGGCGGGAAAAGTTGTGAACGTCTCCATGGAAATGCCGAAATCGTTCGTTCTGTGCCGCGGAAAAAACCGCAGAACCTTCGTCTATATTTCCCAAATCTCTTCCACGACCCTGCTGAAGCGGACACGTTATATGCAGGACATTTCCAATGTTTAG